In a single window of the Streptococcus ilei genome:
- a CDS encoding MATE family efflux transporter has product MSRQQQVDRQILRIALPAIGENFLQMLMGMVDSYLVAQLGLVAVSGVSVAGNIITIYQAIFIALGAAVVSLLSKSMGQKDQKAIARQATESIKVTVLLSLVLGTLSLCFGKELIAFLGVEAAVAEAGGIYLSLVGGSILLLGLMTTFGALVRVVHNPRTPMYVSLLTNVLNALLSSILIFVFGLGIAGAALGTVLSRLLGTYLLWRQVQLPFAPFCWGLDRDLLSLALPAAGERLMMRAGDIVIIAMVAVFGTRAVAGNAIGEVLTQFNYMPAFGIATATVMLVAKSLGQNDWQGIKQITNRSFWLSFLSMFPLALTIFLFGSPLTALYTMDPGALAASLSVILFSLLGTPLTAGTVIYTAVWQGLGNARLPFYATTIGMWVIRIGSGYLMGVVLGWGLPGIWAGTLLDNGFRWFFLKTLYHRKWKE; this is encoded by the coding sequence GTGTCTCGTCAACAACAAGTAGATCGACAAATTTTAAGGATTGCCCTTCCAGCCATCGGAGAAAATTTTCTCCAAATGCTCATGGGGATGGTAGATAGCTACTTGGTCGCTCAGTTGGGTTTGGTTGCTGTCTCGGGTGTATCCGTTGCAGGCAATATCATTACGATTTACCAAGCTATTTTTATCGCTCTTGGAGCAGCGGTCGTGAGTCTTTTGTCCAAAAGTATGGGGCAAAAAGATCAGAAGGCCATTGCTCGTCAAGCTACTGAGTCTATCAAAGTAACGGTTTTATTAAGTCTTGTTTTAGGGACTTTATCCCTCTGTTTTGGCAAGGAATTGATTGCCTTCTTGGGGGTCGAAGCAGCCGTTGCAGAAGCAGGAGGGATTTACTTATCGCTTGTCGGAGGAAGTATTTTGCTTTTGGGGCTGATGACGACTTTTGGAGCCCTAGTTCGTGTGGTCCACAATCCGCGGACACCCATGTATGTCAGCTTGTTGACCAATGTGTTGAATGCTCTGTTATCGAGTATCCTGATATTTGTTTTTGGATTGGGCATAGCTGGGGCTGCCTTAGGAACGGTTCTTTCTCGCCTCTTAGGGACCTACTTGCTCTGGCGTCAAGTTCAACTACCCTTCGCTCCTTTTTGTTGGGGCTTGGATCGAGACTTGCTCTCCCTAGCCTTGCCTGCTGCTGGTGAACGCCTCATGATGCGAGCGGGGGATATTGTCATCATTGCTATGGTGGCTGTTTTTGGGACCAGAGCGGTAGCTGGGAATGCCATTGGGGAAGTCTTGACCCAGTTCAACTATATGCCGGCTTTTGGGATTGCGACCGCGACAGTCATGTTGGTCGCCAAAAGTTTGGGGCAGAATGATTGGCAAGGTATCAAGCAAATCACCAATCGTAGTTTCTGGCTCTCCTTTCTCTCCATGTTTCCTCTCGCCCTGACTATCTTCTTATTTGGAAGTCCTTTAACAGCCCTTTACACCATGGATCCAGGGGCCCTTGCCGCCTCCTTGTCTGTCATTTTGTTTTCCTTACTCGGGACACCTTTGACAGCTGGGACCGTCATCTATACGGCAGTTTGGCAAGGTCTGGGGAATGCCCGCCTTCCTTTTTATGCAACCACGATCGGTATGTGGGTGATACGGATTGGCTCTGGTTATCTGATGGGGGTTGTCCTTGGATGGGGCTTACCAGGTATTTGGGCAGGTACCCTCTTGGACAATGGATTTCGCTGGTTTTTCTTAAAAACACTCTATCATCGAAAATGGAAGGAATAA
- a CDS encoding HAD-IA family hydrolase, whose product MTRAFIWDLDGTLLDSYEAILDGIAETYAHYSIDFDREAVYAFILNQSVQALLEEVARENDLDAEEMNRYRASSLREKNAQVHLMPGARDILAWAKEEGIVQFVYTHKGKNAYPILEDLGILSYFQEVVTTDNGFRRKPDPEGVNYLVDKYQLDRSETYYIGDRTLDVDLADNAGIGSINFLDYKPDVNHTIHRLDEIRLYFKQEKS is encoded by the coding sequence ATGACACGAGCTTTTATTTGGGATTTGGATGGGACGCTTTTAGACTCTTATGAAGCTATTTTGGATGGAATTGCTGAAACTTATGCCCATTACTCTATAGACTTTGACCGGGAAGCGGTCTATGCCTTTATTCTCAATCAGTCTGTCCAAGCTCTTCTTGAAGAAGTGGCTAGAGAAAATGACTTGGATGCAGAAGAGATGAATCGCTATCGCGCTTCTAGTCTGCGTGAGAAAAATGCCCAGGTCCATCTAATGCCAGGAGCTAGAGACATTTTAGCTTGGGCGAAAGAGGAAGGGATTGTTCAATTCGTCTATACCCACAAGGGGAAGAACGCCTACCCAATTCTGGAAGATTTAGGGATTCTATCCTATTTCCAAGAGGTCGTTACAACAGACAATGGCTTTAGGAGAAAGCCAGATCCAGAAGGAGTCAATTACCTAGTGGACAAGTACCAGCTGGATCGGAGTGAAACGTATTATATTGGTGATCGAACCTTGGATGTTGATTTGGCAGACAATGCAGGAATCGGGAGTATTAATTTTTTGGATTACAAACCGGATGTGAATCATACGATTCATCGTTTGGATGAGATTCGTCTCTATTTTAAACAAGAAAAAAGTTAA
- a CDS encoding DUF1304 domain-containing protein, which yields MSVLTIVFASFAAFEHFYIFYLESVATHSASTSRVFNMDQEELTRPSVTVLFKNQGIYNALIGVFLLYGLFIAKNSEIVVIFLFFIIGVAAYGAVTSNKKIILTQGGPAIVALASFLLLG from the coding sequence ATTTCCGTCCTAACTATTGTTTTTGCAAGCTTTGCTGCTTTCGAACATTTTTATATTTTTTATCTAGAGAGTGTGGCAACCCACTCGGCCTCGACTAGCCGTGTCTTTAATATGGATCAGGAAGAATTGACTCGTCCATCTGTGACGGTCCTCTTCAAAAACCAAGGCATTTATAATGCTCTGATTGGTGTCTTTCTCCTCTATGGCCTCTTTATAGCTAAAAATAGTGAAATTGTCGTGATCTTTCTGTTCTTTATTATTGGTGTAGCAGCTTATGGTGCTGTGACTTCTAATAAAAAAATTATCTTGACTCAGGGTGGGCCAGCGATAGTCGCCTTAGCCAGCTTTCTTCTGCTTGGTTAA